A single region of the Brachypodium distachyon strain Bd21 chromosome 3, Brachypodium_distachyon_v3.0, whole genome shotgun sequence genome encodes:
- the LOC106866338 gene encoding protein ALP1-like — translation MAVCDFDMRFTFIVVGWPGSAHDTRILNHSLVEHAHKFPVPPEGKYYLVDSGYPNWKGYLAPYKGQTYHLPEFRCGQPPIGKYHAHSSLRNVIERSFGVLKEKWRILKAILHYSPRRQKKIIVACMVLHNFIRDTELRDEEFDKCDEDENYMPAKVAGSIPL, via the exons ATGGCAGTTTGTGATTTCGATATGAGGTTTACATTTATTGTTGTTGGCTGGCCGGGCTCGGCGCATGACACAAGGATTTTGAATCATAGCTTGGTGGAGCATGCTCACAAGTTTCCTGTACCTCCTGAAG GAAAGTACTACCTTGTAGATTCCGGCTATCCAAATTGGAAAGGATATCTTGCTCCATACAAAGGCCAAACATATCACCTACCGGAATTTCGTTGTGGACAACCACCCATAGGGAAGTATCATGCACATTCTTCACTTCGGAATGTGATAGAGCGCTCCTTTGGTGTTCTCAAGGAAAAGTGGCGTATTTTGAAGGCTATCCTGCATTACAGTCCTCGTAGGCAGAAGAAAATTATTGTTGCTTGCATGGTGCTTCACAATTTTATTCGAGATACCGAGTTACGTGATGAGGAGTTCGACAAATGTGACGAGGATGAGAACTATATGCCAGCGAAGGTTGCAGGTTCCATACCATTGTAG